A genomic region of Gammaproteobacteria bacterium contains the following coding sequences:
- a CDS encoding 3-hydroxyacyl-CoA dehydrogenase/enoyl-CoA hydratase family protein, which yields MKNKHNIRKAAVLGAGVMGAQIAAHFANAGIPVTLFDLPSEGSNKNKIIDTAIKMLGKLKPAPLEVKSAAKLIEAANYDEDLKKLSQADLIIEAVAERMDIKKSLYDKIEDYVNENAIFATNTSGLSINSLAEVFPESLKQRFCGVHFFNPPRYMHLVEIIPAKTTEPSVIDDLTEFLITTLGKGVVNAKDTPNFIANRIGVFSIICTIYHGMKFNIPLETVDALTGTLIGRAKSATFRTADVVGLDTLNHTVNTMKNGLPDDPWNQHYQLPEWLQELIKNGALGQKSGAGVYQKQGKEIKIIDIEQGQYRTQNAEIEPDVLAVLKNKNAGERFAQLRAMKDSAQAQFLWSMYRDLFHYSAYHLAEIADSTRDVDFAIRWGFGWQQGPFEIWQDAGWKQVCKWIEEDISNGESMISENLPNWVAKIDNPHTQDGSYSPENDNFQPRAQLDVFKRQIFPVPTIGETADYGVTVFEDDDIRLWHQNDEILIASFKTKKNIITDGVLSGIQKAVEVAEKGFKGLVLWQYSEPFTLGANLAPAAMAISEGKVELVEQLVNKFQQTSQKLRFSQVPTIVATRGLTLGGGCEFSMNATSVVAAFDSWIGLVEAGVGLLPAGGGLKEIARRTSEDFETGDLYPQLEHFFKLVAMAQVSGSASEAKQWKLLKPCTDVVFNSHEVLYVAKQKIQWLNAKGYRAPAEDTQIRVAGQAGIANMKMILANMMAGHMMSPHDYEIAVRIATVICGGDVDRDSLVTEQYLLDLERKLFMELIQMPKTLARIEHTLTTGKPLRN from the coding sequence ATGAAGAATAAACACAACATCAGAAAAGCTGCAGTTCTTGGAGCTGGTGTGATGGGTGCACAAATAGCAGCCCACTTTGCCAATGCCGGAATTCCTGTCACTTTGTTTGATTTGCCATCTGAGGGTAGCAACAAAAACAAAATTATTGATACAGCTATCAAAATGCTTGGCAAACTCAAACCCGCTCCTTTAGAAGTCAAATCCGCCGCAAAGTTGATTGAAGCTGCCAATTATGATGAAGATTTAAAAAAACTTTCTCAAGCTGACTTGATTATTGAAGCGGTTGCGGAACGCATGGACATCAAGAAAAGTCTTTATGACAAAATTGAAGATTATGTCAATGAGAATGCTATTTTTGCCACAAACACATCCGGATTGAGTATTAATAGTTTGGCAGAAGTTTTTCCAGAAAGCCTCAAACAAAGATTTTGTGGCGTGCATTTTTTCAACCCGCCCCGATACATGCATCTGGTCGAAATTATTCCTGCAAAGACAACCGAGCCATCAGTCATTGATGATTTAACTGAATTTTTGATAACAACTTTAGGCAAAGGTGTGGTTAACGCAAAAGATACACCGAATTTTATTGCCAATCGAATCGGTGTTTTCTCAATTATCTGCACCATTTATCACGGAATGAAGTTCAATATTCCTCTGGAAACCGTTGATGCTCTAACCGGAACATTGATTGGCAGAGCCAAAAGTGCCACATTCAGAACCGCTGATGTGGTTGGTTTAGACACACTCAACCATACAGTAAACACTATGAAAAATGGTTTGCCGGATGATCCGTGGAATCAACACTATCAATTGCCAGAATGGCTACAGGAATTGATTAAAAATGGTGCTTTAGGGCAAAAAAGCGGCGCCGGTGTTTATCAAAAGCAAGGCAAAGAAATTAAAATTATAGACATTGAGCAAGGTCAATATCGAACACAAAATGCTGAAATAGAGCCTGATGTTTTGGCTGTTCTGAAAAATAAAAACGCCGGTGAGAGATTTGCACAACTGAGAGCCATGAAAGATTCAGCTCAAGCGCAATTTTTGTGGAGCATGTACAGAGATTTGTTCCACTATTCAGCTTATCATCTGGCAGAAATTGCGGATTCAACCAGAGATGTGGACTTTGCTATTCGCTGGGGATTTGGTTGGCAACAAGGACCTTTTGAAATTTGGCAGGATGCCGGTTGGAAACAAGTCTGTAAATGGATTGAAGAAGATATTTCCAATGGTGAAAGCATGATAAGTGAGAATCTGCCGAATTGGGTTGCTAAAATTGACAATCCACACACACAAGATGGTTCATATTCACCCGAAAATGATAATTTCCAGCCACGAGCTCAATTGGATGTGTTCAAACGTCAAATATTCCCTGTACCAACAATCGGAGAAACTGCCGATTATGGAGTGACTGTCTTTGAAGACGATGATATACGCTTATGGCACCAAAATGATGAAATCCTGATTGCCAGCTTTAAAACCAAGAAAAATATCATTACTGACGGAGTTCTTTCAGGAATTCAAAAAGCAGTTGAAGTTGCTGAAAAGGGCTTCAAAGGACTGGTACTTTGGCAATATTCTGAGCCATTCACTCTAGGAGCGAACCTTGCTCCTGCTGCAATGGCAATTTCCGAAGGAAAAGTGGAATTGGTCGAACAATTAGTGAATAAATTCCAGCAAACATCCCAAAAACTCAGGTTTTCTCAGGTTCCTACCATTGTTGCCACAAGAGGCTTAACACTTGGAGGTGGTTGCGAATTCTCCATGAATGCCACATCAGTTGTAGCTGCTTTTGATTCATGGATTGGTTTGGTGGAGGCAGGAGTTGGTTTGCTTCCTGCAGGTGGTGGTTTGAAAGAAATTGCTCGCCGTACATCCGAAGATTTTGAAACCGGTGACCTCTACCCTCAACTCGAACATTTTTTCAAATTGGTCGCTATGGCACAGGTTTCAGGTTCAGCATCCGAAGCCAAACAATGGAAACTGCTGAAACCATGTACCGATGTTGTGTTCAATAGCCACGAAGTTCTTTATGTTGCCAAACAAAAAATTCAATGGTTGAATGCCAAAGGTTACAGAGCTCCTGCTGAAGACACTCAAATCCGGGTTGCGGGACAAGCCGGTATTGCAAATATGAAAATGATTCTGGCAAATATGATGGCGGGACACATGATGAGTCCTCACGATTACGAAATAGCTGTACGAATTGCAACCGTGATTTGTGGTGGAGATGTTGACCGTGACTCATTGGTTACCGAACAATATTTATTAGATTTAGAGCGAAAATTGTTTATGGAGCTGATTCAAATGCCAAAAACACTTGCTCGAATCGAACACACTTTGACAACCGGCAAACCTTTAAGAAACTAA
- a CDS encoding PHP domain-containing protein yields MLVDLHCHTTCSDGELTPEEIIKLAKQNNIEILSITDHDNVDAYSQIAELSDDIQLVPGIEFSTQWQKCSVHIVGLNIDIKNSKLLSAINSQKESRIQRAKKISAKLEKVGLKNSYEKLSENNNRQIGRPDFANLLVEQGIVENHPQAFKKYLGSGKPGDIKNLWLELKDIIAVILESGGVPVLAHPLHYKFTNSKLKRLISDFVDLGGQGLEIMSGYQNREKTQYLNKLAIEFRLQISVGSDFHRMSRWSQLGVNTEILPENNYVWENL; encoded by the coding sequence ATGCTGGTTGATTTGCATTGCCACACAACATGTTCCGACGGTGAATTGACTCCTGAAGAAATTATCAAGCTGGCAAAGCAAAATAACATCGAAATTTTATCCATCACTGATCATGATAATGTTGATGCTTATAGCCAAATTGCAGAATTATCAGATGACATTCAATTGGTTCCCGGGATTGAATTTTCAACTCAATGGCAGAAATGTTCGGTACATATTGTTGGTTTGAATATTGATATTAAGAATTCAAAATTACTATCAGCAATCAATTCCCAAAAGGAATCAAGGATACAAAGAGCAAAGAAAATTTCTGCAAAACTTGAAAAAGTCGGACTTAAAAATTCCTACGAGAAATTGAGCGAAAACAACAACAGACAGATTGGCAGACCTGATTTTGCTAATTTGCTGGTGGAACAAGGAATTGTTGAAAATCATCCTCAAGCGTTTAAGAAATATCTGGGGAGTGGAAAACCGGGAGATATTAAAAATCTTTGGCTAGAACTTAAAGATATTATCGCTGTAATCCTTGAATCCGGCGGAGTGCCGGTTTTGGCTCATCCTTTGCATTACAAATTTACCAACTCAAAACTCAAGCGTCTGATTTCTGATTTTGTAGATTTGGGAGGGCAGGGTCTGGAAATTATGAGCGGTTATCAAAATAGAGAAAAAACGCAATACTTGAATAAACTGGCAATTGAATTCCGGTTACAGATTTCCGTTGGCTCCGACTTTCACCGAATGAGTCGTTGGAGTCAACTGGGAGTAAATACAGAAATATTACCAGAGAATAATTACGTTTGGGAGAATTTATAA
- a CDS encoding acetyl-CoA C-acyltransferase, which translates to MMKQTQEVYIVEAVRTPIGKAPRGMFNKTRPDDLLAHCLSTMLARHPDFDKNEIGDIVIGCAMPEAEQGMNVARIASLLAGIPDTVPAMTINRFCSSGVQAIAIAAQQIATGQMDCAIAGGTESMSMVPMMGHKIAMNPKVFIDDNIGIAYGMGITAENVATQWKVSREAQDEFAYNSHMKAMKAIQDGLFKDEIIPYEIESRAANLVNATTQVSTHQVDTDEGPRPDTSIEVLSKLRPVFRMGGSVTAGNSSQMSDGAGALLLVNEEVLKKYNMTPIAKYKAFSVAGVPAEIMGIGPIKAIPKALKQVGLKKEDMDWIELNEAFAAQSLAVINDLGLNPERVNPNGGAIALGHPLGATGAIRAATAIHGLRRTGGKYGMVTMCIGTGMGAAGIIEAL; encoded by the coding sequence ATCATGAAACAAACACAAGAAGTTTATATTGTAGAAGCTGTCAGAACTCCGATTGGTAAAGCTCCAAGAGGAATGTTTAATAAAACCCGTCCGGATGATTTATTGGCTCATTGTTTATCAACGATGCTGGCGCGTCATCCAGACTTTGATAAAAATGAAATCGGTGACATTGTTATTGGTTGTGCTATGCCTGAAGCCGAACAAGGTATGAATGTCGCTCGGATTGCCAGTTTATTAGCCGGTATTCCTGATACCGTTCCTGCAATGACGATCAATCGTTTTTGTTCATCCGGTGTGCAAGCAATTGCTATTGCTGCCCAACAAATAGCAACCGGACAAATGGATTGTGCCATTGCGGGTGGAACAGAAAGCATGAGTATGGTTCCAATGATGGGACATAAAATAGCCATGAATCCAAAAGTTTTTATAGATGATAATATTGGAATCGCCTACGGCATGGGAATTACCGCTGAAAATGTAGCGACTCAATGGAAAGTCAGTCGTGAAGCACAGGATGAATTCGCTTATAACTCACACATGAAAGCAATGAAAGCCATTCAGGATGGTCTTTTCAAAGATGAAATCATCCCTTATGAAATTGAATCAAGGGCCGCCAATCTGGTTAATGCAACAACCCAAGTTTCAACGCATCAGGTTGATACAGATGAAGGCCCAAGACCGGATACCAGCATCGAAGTGTTATCAAAATTAAGACCGGTTTTTCGCATGGGTGGGTCAGTTACTGCCGGAAACAGTTCACAAATGAGTGATGGTGCCGGTGCTTTGTTATTGGTGAATGAAGAAGTTTTGAAAAAATATAACATGACTCCGATTGCTAAATACAAAGCCTTTTCAGTAGCCGGTGTTCCAGCTGAAATCATGGGAATCGGACCTATCAAAGCCATTCCCAAAGCATTGAAACAAGTCGGACTCAAAAAAGAGGATATGGATTGGATAGAACTTAACGAAGCCTTTGCTGCTCAATCATTAGCAGTTATCAACGACTTAGGCTTGAATCCTGAGAGAGTCAATCCCAATGGTGGTGCTATTGCTCTCGGGCATCCACTTGGAGCGACCGGTGCGATTCGTGCTGCAACTGCAATTCATGGATTACGCCGAACAGGTGGCAAATACGGAATGGTAACTATGTGTATTGGAACCGGTATGGGAGCAGCCGGAATTATTGAAGCCTTGTAA
- a CDS encoding folylpolyglutamate synthase/dihydrofolate synthase family protein — MAKQPETKTLADWLEKLENSHNKKIDLGLDRVRSVYHSLNLGKIAPTIITVAGTNGKGSTVAILSSICQKAGYKTGCFTSPHILKYNERIKVNDANCSDVEIIDAFEQIDKNLNGVTLSYFEYATLAALIIFKSQSVDVAILEVGLGGRLDSVNVVDTDCAIITTIDIDHVSWLGDNIESIGFENAGIMRPGKPAIYGDQNCPNSIIKHAKSIGANLVFVGEEITVGEINLQGDYQIKNARTAITALHELSNQLTIRQEHIDEGLKHVQINGRLQKLQPNPEIIVDVSHNEQAAKSLLKWLSHHPVKGKTIAVFSVLADKNPKNWVHLFKDTIDMWFISQTISERAMPKQELLKTLSESAQLICSFNTISDAFTQAVNVVDNDDRVLVFGSFYTVSEAMNAYAG; from the coding sequence ATGGCGAAGCAGCCTGAGACAAAAACACTTGCTGACTGGCTGGAAAAACTCGAAAATTCACATAACAAAAAGATTGACCTGGGACTGGACAGAGTCAGAAGTGTTTATCATAGTCTGAATCTGGGCAAGATTGCCCCAACAATTATTACTGTTGCGGGTACCAACGGCAAAGGTTCAACTGTTGCGATTTTGTCTTCTATTTGTCAAAAAGCCGGATATAAAACCGGATGCTTTACCTCGCCTCATATTCTAAAATACAACGAGCGTATTAAAGTCAATGATGCCAATTGTTCTGATGTTGAAATTATTGATGCCTTTGAACAAATTGATAAGAACCTTAATGGAGTCACACTCAGCTATTTTGAGTATGCAACTTTGGCTGCATTGATTATATTCAAAAGTCAATCTGTTGATGTAGCAATTCTGGAAGTTGGTTTGGGCGGGCGATTGGATTCGGTGAATGTAGTGGATACCGATTGTGCGATTATCACTACAATTGATATCGACCATGTTTCATGGTTGGGAGATAATATTGAGTCTATCGGCTTTGAAAATGCAGGAATCATGCGTCCCGGAAAGCCTGCGATCTATGGGGATCAAAATTGTCCAAATTCTATTATTAAACACGCAAAATCAATTGGTGCAAACTTGGTTTTTGTTGGTGAAGAAATAACTGTAGGTGAAATTAATTTGCAAGGCGATTATCAAATTAAAAACGCCAGAACAGCTATCACCGCATTGCATGAATTATCAAATCAATTAACAATCAGGCAAGAGCACATTGATGAAGGATTAAAACATGTTCAAATTAATGGAAGGTTGCAAAAACTTCAACCTAATCCTGAAATTATCGTTGATGTCTCGCATAATGAGCAAGCTGCCAAATCATTGCTAAAGTGGTTGTCACACCATCCGGTAAAAGGTAAAACTATTGCTGTATTTTCAGTTTTAGCAGATAAAAATCCAAAAAATTGGGTACATTTATTTAAAGACACGATTGATATGTGGTTTATTTCGCAAACCATTTCTGAACGTGCGATGCCGAAACAAGAATTACTAAAGACATTATCAGAATCGGCTCAATTGATTTGTTCATTCAATACAATTTCAGATGCATTCACTCAAGCTGTTAATGTCGTTGATAACGATGACAGAGTTTTGGTTTTTGGTTCATTTTATACCGTTAGTGAAGCTATGAACGCTTATGCTGGTTGA